The Schistocerca gregaria isolate iqSchGreg1 unplaced genomic scaffold, iqSchGreg1.2 ptg000744l, whole genome shotgun sequence genomic interval GGGGAAGTGCGGGCGATTTGCGGAATCTGTATAGACTACGACATGACGACCAAATAATGGAGAAAACAGCAGACATAAGAAGGGTTTTGGAGAACGAAAGAAGCGAATAAAGGCTCGGTATACTTATCAAAGTCGAACTCCAAGAGCTGTTCGAAACGCTCTTTAGGGATTGAAGAGACCCAAGACGGATCTCTGAGCTCTGCCTTATGATGAGTGAGGAGCTGATGTAAAAGTTGTTTCCCAAGAAGAATAGTTTGACTATTGATTTCTGTACCATCCGGATGCCACCGAGCTATGCCCGGCGAAAGAGGGTCAGGCGCGAACAAATAATCGTAAACTTGCTGATAGACTCGGTTTCTGATCAACGTCTTCGCACCGACTTCTGATAGAGTCAAATTGGCCAAAATTTGCAATCCCTCGTTATAGAGCGAAATTCTAGAATTCATGGCTTCGATTGCGAAGCGCACATAACCGCACTTGATCAATTTCTTGTGGCACGTGGGCTCTTCTGAACATACTGCCACCAAATTCAAAACTAATGTCGGCAACGCGCGACCAAACACAACAGTGGATTTCCTTTTCGGATCGTCATCAACGAAATTCTGTCGGttcaaatcagttggttctttagCCTCTTCGTGCGTCCCGGACATCTCTGAACCCAATTCAAGAAACCACTCATC includes:
- the LOC126320774 gene encoding uncharacterized protein LOC126320774 — encoded protein: MHGEELVNALNKRSMEVGEWLLEVFRCSSGKKSAEVLMRSEEVLRILNELAMSENQEKDSRSLALLCLKQLAEHSKEARLRVLASVDLDRLKTILVQWEEERNGKSMDEWFLELGSEMSGTHEEAKEPTDLNRQNFVDDDPKRKSTVVFGRALPTLVLNLVAVCSEEPTCHKKLIKCGYVRFAIEAMNSRISLYNEGLQILANLTLSEVGAKTLIRNRVYQQVYDYLFAPDPLSPGIARWHPDGTEINSQTILLGKQLLHQLLTHHKAELRDPSWVSSIPKERFEQLLEFDFDKYTEPLFASFVLQNPSYVCCFLHYLVVMS